The following proteins come from a genomic window of Spongiibacter tropicus DSM 19543:
- a CDS encoding TetR/AcrR family transcriptional regulator, whose amino-acid sequence MRERLLDAAHGLLCDEGVAALTTRGVASRAGTTEASVFNNFGDKAGLLRALVGERLPERLVVEQCIEQDNGAEMELWLCQVYLSAEAFYAEVVPLMAALWTGGMRDASGQMHEMSLFPLYCKLQHRLKIFQCEGRVAQAADIAVASNLLLGAALHSALQRVSRDEATETEGNGEEAVAPLAPSSSAEDIAGSLYTLIRP is encoded by the coding sequence GTGCGAGAACGATTGCTGGATGCTGCCCACGGGCTGCTCTGCGATGAGGGGGTTGCGGCCCTCACGACGCGGGGTGTTGCCTCCAGAGCCGGCACAACGGAGGCCAGTGTCTTTAACAATTTTGGCGACAAGGCGGGTCTGCTGCGGGCATTGGTTGGTGAGCGCCTGCCTGAACGACTGGTCGTCGAGCAGTGCATAGAGCAGGATAACGGCGCTGAAATGGAGTTGTGGCTCTGTCAGGTTTACCTCAGTGCCGAGGCCTTTTACGCAGAGGTTGTGCCGCTGATGGCGGCGCTTTGGACCGGCGGCATGCGCGATGCCTCGGGGCAGATGCATGAGATGAGCCTGTTTCCCCTGTACTGCAAATTACAGCATCGGCTGAAAATCTTTCAGTGCGAAGGCCGTGTTGCGCAGGCTGCCGACATTGCTGTTGCCAGCAATCTCCTGCTGGGCGCGGCCTTGCACAGTGCATTGCAGCGTGTCTCGAGAGACGAGGCCACCGAAACCGAAGGAAACGGAGAGGAAGCGGTTGCGCCGCTTGCGCCGTCATCGTCCGCGGAGGATATTGCTGGCAGCCTCTATACGCTCATCAGACCCTGA
- a CDS encoding crotonase/enoyl-CoA hydratase family protein — MTVSGSVSVKMEGDICHISIQRPEQRNAVDGPTARALAQAFRMFDKNTEAKVAILSGTGGHFCAGADLHAFASGDPDKHNPLSERGDGPMGPTRMQLSKPVIAAVDGYCVAGGLELALWCDLRVASEHAVFGVFCRRFGVPLIDGGSIRLPRLIGQSRAMDMILTGRPVDAQEALSFGLANRVVPHEQLEEQALSLARQIASFPQQCLRNDRESALTQWSMSEADAIHAEFALGLETLRSGESRNGATAFAQGRGRHGDFQNSEP, encoded by the coding sequence ATGACAGTCTCAGGATCTGTATCGGTAAAAATGGAAGGCGACATCTGCCATATTTCCATCCAACGCCCGGAGCAACGCAATGCCGTTGATGGCCCTACCGCACGCGCTCTGGCCCAAGCGTTCCGGATGTTTGACAAGAACACCGAGGCAAAAGTTGCCATCCTCAGTGGCACGGGAGGACATTTTTGCGCCGGTGCCGATTTACATGCCTTTGCCAGTGGCGACCCCGACAAACATAACCCCTTGAGTGAACGCGGAGACGGGCCCATGGGGCCGACGCGCATGCAGTTAAGCAAACCCGTCATCGCCGCCGTGGATGGCTACTGCGTGGCAGGCGGACTGGAGCTTGCGCTATGGTGTGATCTTCGCGTTGCCAGCGAACATGCCGTCTTCGGGGTTTTCTGCCGGCGGTTCGGGGTACCGCTTATCGACGGTGGCAGCATTCGCCTGCCGCGGCTAATCGGACAGAGCCGCGCAATGGATATGATTCTCACCGGCCGCCCCGTCGATGCGCAGGAAGCCTTGAGTTTTGGGCTTGCCAATCGGGTCGTCCCCCATGAACAACTGGAAGAGCAGGCTCTGTCACTGGCCCGGCAAATAGCCAGCTTTCCCCAGCAATGCCTGCGCAACGACCGCGAGAGTGCGCTGACGCAATGGTCGATGAGCGAGGCAGACGCCATTCACGCTGAATTTGCCTTGGGACTGGAAACGCTGAGAAGCGGCGAATCACGCAATGGCGCCACCGCGTTCGCACAGGGGCGCGGCCGTCATGGCGATTTTCAGAACAGCGAACCCTGA
- a CDS encoding MOSC domain-containing protein — translation MNAQGRLLARYLRDLPEGELTWIGVRPQRREPMLSLPSTVAVEGYGLEGDRRMGGRAGSGRQISLISTEFIASIARHLGRAEINPALLRRNLLVSGINLNALRYQYFQIGEAIFQATALCHPCSRMDEVLGRGGVVAMLGYGGLCAKVVRTGRIAVGDRLRPLPESSLPAAPQGSLF, via the coding sequence ATGAACGCGCAGGGGAGGCTTCTCGCTCGCTATCTCCGCGATTTACCTGAGGGTGAGCTGACGTGGATTGGCGTTCGCCCTCAGCGTCGCGAGCCGATGTTGTCCTTGCCATCTACCGTAGCGGTGGAAGGGTATGGCTTGGAGGGCGATCGCCGGATGGGCGGCCGGGCCGGATCTGGTCGCCAGATTTCACTGATCAGTACAGAGTTTATTGCCAGTATTGCCCGCCATCTGGGGCGAGCAGAGATTAACCCGGCATTATTGCGTCGTAATCTGCTGGTTTCGGGGATTAACTTGAACGCGCTGCGCTATCAGTATTTTCAGATTGGTGAGGCAATCTTTCAGGCGACTGCACTCTGCCATCCCTGTTCTCGCATGGATGAGGTGCTAGGGCGGGGCGGCGTAGTGGCCATGCTGGGCTACGGCGGTCTTTGTGCAAAAGTTGTGCGTACTGGCCGCATTGCGGTGGGAGATCGTCTGCGGCCTTTGCCCGAATCGTCCTTGCCGGCAGCACCTCAGGGTTCGCTGTTCTGA
- a CDS encoding sterol desaturase family protein produces MTDWEAALRLSSFLLVFTVFALLEWWRPFRPAERRRWASNLGLSLLGTLLLRLVFPVAATGVALWASEQGVGVANQLALPLLVSVPLGILLLDMLIYWQHRLFHRIPWLWRLHRVHHADLAVDVSTGLRFHPVEFLLSMLIKAIAVALLGLPALAVLLFEVWLNACALFNHSNIALPEALERRLRSWLITPQLHRIHHSRRWQESQHNFGFSLSCWDRFFGSFQSRAQAGNAVQLGLPEPRQLPQGLWFLLWSPFERRKEKEE; encoded by the coding sequence ATGACTGACTGGGAGGCTGCACTGCGCCTGAGCAGCTTTTTGCTGGTCTTTACGGTGTTTGCGCTACTGGAATGGTGGCGTCCGTTTCGCCCTGCCGAGCGCCGCCGTTGGGCCAGTAATCTGGGCTTATCACTGCTGGGGACATTACTGTTGCGACTGGTATTTCCCGTTGCGGCAACCGGGGTTGCCCTGTGGGCGTCTGAGCAGGGTGTAGGGGTCGCAAATCAACTGGCGTTGCCATTATTGGTGTCGGTGCCGCTGGGTATCCTGCTGCTGGATATGCTGATTTACTGGCAACACCGCCTGTTTCATCGCATACCCTGGTTGTGGCGTCTGCACCGGGTACACCACGCCGATCTGGCCGTTGATGTGAGTACCGGCTTGCGATTTCACCCGGTGGAGTTCCTCTTATCGATGCTGATTAAGGCCATTGCGGTTGCTCTGTTGGGATTACCGGCGTTGGCCGTATTGCTGTTCGAGGTTTGGTTGAACGCCTGTGCGCTGTTCAATCACAGCAATATCGCGTTGCCAGAGGCGCTGGAGCGCCGACTTCGATCCTGGCTGATCACCCCGCAACTGCACCGGATTCACCACTCCCGGCGTTGGCAGGAAAGTCAGCATAACTTCGGTTTCAGCCTGAGTTGCTGGGATCGTTTTTTCGGCAGTTTTCAGTCGCGTGCGCAGGCAGGCAACGCGGTGCAGCTTGGTTTGCCGGAGCCGCGACAGCTTCCTCAGGGCCTGTGGTTTCTGTTGTGGTCGCCGTTTGAGCGGCGCAAGGAGAAAGAGGAATGA
- a CDS encoding TIGR04282 family arsenosugar biosynthesis glycosyltransferase — protein sequence MNALSVRLCVFAKLPAPGTAKTRLIPALGEQGAARVAEALLQQCLALCEEVKGSAELELWLTPPPSDSRWQTLIDLDRFTAVSQGEGDLGGRMQRAANGGPIILIGSDCPSLARDDIDWAMSCLRQGDAAMIPAQDGGYVLLGLPEATPGVFDNVDWSTSRVAEQTRRRLHAAGLVWHERPALSDVDVIDDLSRQPAAFLRCCHLPDYGGVVT from the coding sequence ATGAACGCGCTCTCGGTGCGCCTGTGCGTGTTTGCCAAATTGCCTGCTCCCGGCACGGCGAAGACCCGCTTGATTCCCGCCCTGGGTGAGCAGGGGGCCGCGAGGGTCGCAGAGGCCCTGTTGCAGCAGTGTTTGGCATTGTGTGAAGAGGTGAAAGGCAGTGCCGAACTTGAGCTGTGGTTGACGCCGCCGCCCTCGGATTCGCGCTGGCAGACGCTGATTGATCTGGATCGCTTTACTGCGGTGTCACAAGGTGAGGGCGACTTGGGGGGGCGTATGCAGCGAGCGGCAAATGGCGGTCCTATCATCCTGATTGGTAGCGATTGTCCCTCCTTGGCGAGAGACGATATCGACTGGGCTATGAGCTGTCTGCGTCAAGGCGACGCTGCGATGATCCCGGCACAGGATGGCGGTTATGTCCTGCTGGGGTTGCCAGAGGCAACGCCCGGCGTCTTTGACAATGTGGATTGGAGTACCTCCCGCGTTGCCGAACAGACGCGACGCCGATTACACGCAGCGGGCCTGGTTTGGCATGAGCGACCGGCGTTGTCGGATGTGGATGTGATTGACGATTTATCCCGGCAGCCGGCGGCATTTCTGCGCTGTTGTCATCTGCCCGATTATGGGGGAGTCGTCACATGA
- a CDS encoding TIGR04283 family arsenosugar biosynthesis glycosyltransferase yields the protein MAEPLLSVVLPLLNERSLLSKMLPRLRRWQAAYPHVEWLFVDGGSCDGSQEYLREQGMRVICSEPGRARQMNAGAAVVSGRYLLFLHIDTELNRPAIEALLDVCRHGRAQWGRFDIQLSGRPRLLPVISTLMNLRSRLTGIATGDMGIFVQRGVFLEQGGYAPQPLMEDIELSRRLRAQSPPLCLSQKIVSSGRRWEQQGCLRTVLLMWWLRLQYFLGVPAERLLRSYYPEQREPR from the coding sequence ATGGCTGAGCCGTTGTTGAGTGTTGTTCTGCCGCTGCTGAACGAACGGTCATTACTGTCGAAGATGTTGCCTCGTCTACGCCGCTGGCAGGCTGCCTATCCTCATGTCGAGTGGCTGTTTGTTGATGGCGGCAGTTGTGATGGCTCACAGGAGTACCTGCGTGAGCAGGGTATGCGAGTGATTTGCAGTGAACCTGGGCGTGCCCGGCAAATGAATGCCGGGGCGGCGGTGGTGAGCGGGCGTTATCTATTGTTTTTGCATATCGATACCGAGCTCAATCGACCGGCCATCGAGGCGCTGCTCGACGTGTGTCGCCATGGTCGGGCCCAGTGGGGCCGCTTTGATATCCAGTTGTCGGGCCGCCCTCGGCTGCTGCCGGTGATTTCCACACTGATGAATCTGCGCTCTCGACTGACGGGGATAGCGACGGGCGATATGGGGATTTTTGTACAGCGCGGGGTATTTCTGGAGCAGGGGGGCTACGCGCCACAACCCTTGATGGAGGATATTGAACTTAGCCGGCGCCTGCGGGCACAGTCGCCGCCGCTGTGTTTGTCCCAGAAGATAGTCAGCTCAGGTCGTCGCTGGGAGCAGCAGGGTTGCCTGCGCACAGTACTGCTGATGTGGTGGCTGCGGCTGCAGTATTTTTTGGGTGTGCCCGCTGAGCGCTTATTGCGCAGTTATTACCCCGAGCAGCGGGAGCCACGATGA
- a CDS encoding DUF547 domain-containing protein, with protein MRHWLIALCCVLGLAKPLRADTLHEDWQSLLSRHVKTLRNGHASAVDYQGFNADRDQLSRYLAALSAIEPEVYGTWSAARQLAFLINAYNAWTVELVLRHYGEIDSIKEIGGWFRSPWRQRFIPLLGKKRSLDDIEHGMIRRQFSEPRIHFAVNCASIGCPALRDEAYRGEVLESQLDQATRRFLADRERNGLRDGQLYLSKIFDWYGKDFEQGWRGQSSLEAFLAGYADELRLTAEALSALRARRLPIAFSDYDWRLNDTATVAESASDG; from the coding sequence ATGCGGCACTGGCTGATTGCGCTCTGCTGTGTGCTGGGTCTGGCCAAGCCGCTGCGCGCTGATACCTTGCATGAAGACTGGCAAAGCCTGCTGTCACGGCATGTGAAAACACTGCGTAACGGTCATGCCAGCGCGGTAGATTACCAGGGCTTCAACGCAGATCGCGATCAGCTTTCCCGTTATCTGGCGGCACTGTCTGCTATTGAGCCAGAGGTTTACGGGACGTGGTCGGCGGCGCGACAGCTGGCGTTTCTTATCAATGCTTACAACGCCTGGACGGTTGAGCTGGTGCTCCGACATTATGGTGAGATTGATTCGATCAAGGAGATCGGTGGTTGGTTTCGCTCTCCCTGGCGGCAGCGTTTTATTCCGCTCTTGGGTAAAAAGCGCAGCCTAGATGACATTGAGCACGGGATGATCCGACGGCAGTTCAGTGAGCCACGTATCCATTTTGCGGTGAATTGCGCCAGTATTGGCTGCCCGGCATTGCGTGATGAGGCGTATCGAGGAGAGGTCCTTGAAAGCCAGCTCGATCAGGCCACTCGTCGCTTTTTGGCTGATCGCGAGCGCAATGGCCTGCGTGATGGTCAGCTATATCTGTCGAAAATTTTTGACTGGTATGGCAAGGACTTCGAGCAGGGCTGGCGCGGGCAGTCGTCGCTGGAGGCGTTTCTGGCAGGCTACGCCGATGAGCTGAGGCTGACGGCGGAGGCCTTGTCTGCCCTGCGTGCCCGGCGCCTGCCCATCGCGTTTTCAGATTATGACTGGCGCTTGAACGATACGGCCACTGTGGCAGAGAGTGCGAGTGATGGCTGA
- a CDS encoding FAD-dependent oxidoreductase translates to MRKKGALLILLLLLVAGFVFSGLGDYLSLSGLQALHSDILDKQAAQPWLFALLFFLAYVLVTALSLPGAAVMTLAGGAVLGFWQGLLLVSFASTIGATLAFLVARYLLRDSLRERFPERLKSIDAGIEREGGFYLFTLRLVPLFPFFLINLLMGLTALPARRFYWVSQLGMLPGTAVYVNAGVQLGQLDSLAGILSPSLVLAFSLLGIFPLLAKRVLEGLRRRRIYRGWSRPKQYDRNLLVIGAGAGGLVSAYIAAALRAKVTLIEAGEMGGDCLNTGCVPSKALIRSARLAAQARRAEDFGVELGPATVNFPRVMSRVRRVIANIAPHDSVERYTQLGVEVIRGYARFVDPWTLEIEPPSGPSQRLTARNIVLATGAEPVVPPIPGLTEYGFETSETLWNRLDGLSTAPGRVLVLGGGAIGCELSQCFAQLGSAVSLVEMAPRLLPREDDEVSVALAHQFADDGVDVFCRHRALRCEMRDGEKCLVIEDLASGDVRALPYDMLICAVGRRPRLSGFGLETLGVSTEAPLETNRFLQTAFPHIYAAGDVVDGPLPLTHVAAHQAWYASVNALFGWLKRFAVDYKVLPRVTYTSPEVAAVGLSEQDAREQGIAVDVTRYDLADLDRAICESEAQGFVKVLTAPGKDRILGVTIVGTQAGELLAEYVLAMKHGLGLGKILATTHAYPTLAEANKYAAGEWRKARQPEWLLGMLARLFRWQRGGE, encoded by the coding sequence ATGCGAAAAAAAGGGGCCTTGCTGATCTTGCTGCTACTGCTGGTAGCCGGCTTTGTTTTCAGCGGTCTTGGCGACTATCTCAGCCTGTCCGGCCTGCAGGCGCTCCACAGCGATATTCTTGACAAGCAGGCGGCCCAGCCCTGGTTATTTGCATTACTGTTCTTCCTTGCTTACGTGCTGGTTACTGCACTGTCGTTACCCGGCGCGGCGGTAATGACCCTTGCAGGTGGTGCTGTGCTGGGTTTTTGGCAGGGGCTGTTGTTAGTGTCCTTTGCGTCGACGATTGGCGCTACCCTGGCATTTTTGGTTGCCCGCTATCTGCTTCGCGACAGCCTGCGAGAACGCTTTCCCGAACGCCTGAAAAGTATTGATGCCGGTATCGAGCGCGAGGGTGGCTTTTACCTGTTTACCCTGCGCTTGGTGCCACTGTTTCCGTTTTTCCTGATTAACCTGTTGATGGGGCTGACGGCACTGCCTGCCCGGCGCTTTTACTGGGTGAGTCAGCTCGGTATGTTGCCGGGCACCGCGGTCTATGTGAATGCCGGGGTTCAGCTCGGCCAGCTCGATAGTTTGGCGGGTATTCTCTCGCCATCGCTGGTCTTGGCGTTCTCCCTGCTGGGTATTTTTCCTCTGCTGGCCAAGCGTGTGCTGGAAGGCTTGCGTCGCCGCCGTATCTACCGGGGCTGGTCACGTCCTAAACAGTATGATCGCAACTTGCTGGTGATTGGCGCCGGAGCAGGTGGTCTGGTCAGTGCTTATATCGCCGCTGCGCTGCGTGCCAAAGTGACCTTGATCGAGGCGGGGGAGATGGGGGGCGACTGCCTCAATACCGGTTGCGTGCCGAGTAAGGCTTTGATCCGATCCGCTCGCCTTGCTGCCCAGGCGCGCCGCGCTGAGGATTTCGGTGTAGAGCTGGGCCCTGCAACGGTTAACTTCCCCAGAGTAATGTCTAGGGTGAGGCGGGTGATCGCCAATATTGCGCCTCACGATAGTGTCGAGCGTTACACGCAGCTGGGTGTGGAGGTGATTCGGGGCTACGCGCGATTTGTCGATCCCTGGACGCTGGAAATCGAACCGCCTTCCGGGCCCTCTCAGCGTTTGACGGCGCGCAACATTGTTCTGGCGACGGGGGCGGAGCCGGTTGTGCCACCGATTCCGGGGCTGACTGAGTACGGCTTCGAAACCAGCGAGACACTGTGGAACCGTCTCGACGGTCTCAGTACTGCGCCGGGCCGGGTACTGGTATTGGGCGGTGGCGCCATTGGTTGTGAGCTGAGTCAGTGTTTTGCCCAGCTGGGGTCTGCCGTGAGTCTGGTTGAAATGGCACCTCGCTTGCTGCCCAGGGAGGACGACGAGGTATCGGTGGCGTTGGCACATCAGTTTGCCGATGACGGTGTCGATGTGTTCTGTCGCCATCGCGCTCTGCGCTGTGAAATGCGCGACGGAGAAAAATGTCTGGTGATCGAGGATCTGGCCAGCGGCGATGTGCGGGCGCTACCGTACGACATGCTGATCTGCGCGGTCGGTCGCCGTCCGCGTCTCAGCGGGTTTGGGCTGGAAACGCTGGGGGTCAGTACAGAGGCACCGCTGGAGACCAATCGCTTTCTGCAAACGGCGTTCCCACATATTTATGCGGCGGGAGATGTGGTGGATGGTCCACTTCCGCTAACGCATGTTGCCGCCCATCAGGCCTGGTATGCCAGCGTGAATGCGCTCTTTGGGTGGCTGAAACGCTTTGCGGTGGACTACAAGGTCTTGCCGCGAGTGACCTATACCTCGCCGGAGGTGGCGGCAGTGGGCTTGAGTGAGCAGGACGCGAGAGAACAGGGGATAGCGGTGGATGTGACTCGCTATGATCTGGCAGATCTTGATCGCGCGATCTGTGAAAGCGAAGCGCAGGGTTTTGTTAAAGTCCTGACGGCACCCGGCAAAGACCGAATTCTGGGGGTCACAATCGTCGGCACTCAGGCTGGCGAATTGTTGGCGGAATATGTGCTGGCCATGAAACACGGTCTGGGGCTGGGCAAAATATTGGCGACGACGCATGCGTATCCCACCTTGGCGGAGGCTAATAAGTATGCCGCCGGAGAGTGGCGCAAGGCGCGCCAGCCGGAGTGGTTGCTGGGGATGTTGGCCCGTCTCTTCCGCTGGCAGCGGGGAGGTGAGTGA
- a CDS encoding Dps family protein, whose product MQKIDIGISENHREQVAEGLSQLLADSYTLYLQTHNFHWNVTGPRFRDLHLMFEEHYTELATAVDDIAERIRTLGVAAPGTYKAFAQLSKIEEVDGVPTAEDMVDILTRGHEQVVRTCREVLKLAGDADDESTVALVGDRMRIHEKTAWMLRALNR is encoded by the coding sequence ATGCAGAAGATCGATATTGGTATCAGTGAAAATCACCGCGAGCAGGTTGCCGAAGGCTTGAGCCAGCTGCTGGCGGACTCCTATACCCTCTATCTCCAGACGCACAATTTTCATTGGAATGTCACGGGCCCCAGATTCCGCGACCTCCATCTGATGTTTGAGGAGCACTACACTGAGCTGGCGACCGCTGTCGACGACATTGCCGAGCGTATCCGTACGCTGGGTGTTGCCGCGCCGGGTACATACAAGGCATTTGCCCAGTTGAGTAAGATCGAAGAGGTTGATGGTGTACCGACGGCTGAAGATATGGTGGATATTCTCACTCGTGGGCACGAGCAAGTGGTGAGAACGTGCCGCGAAGTACTCAAGTTGGCGGGTGACGCTGACGATGAGTCCACCGTGGCGCTGGTGGGCGACCGTATGCGCATTCATGAGAAAACCGCTTGGATGCTGCGCGCCTTGAATCGCTGA
- a CDS encoding acetyl-CoA C-acetyltransferase: MSQSVKRVAVIGGNRIPFCRSNTAYFGASNQDMLTAAIEGLVQRYQLSGERLGEVAAGAVMKHSRDFNLTRETVLGTSLDPSTPCFDIQQACGTGLQAINLVANKIALGQIDAAIAGGVDTTSDAPIGVSEGLRKIFLQVNKARSFGERVKPFMQLRPKDIGIQIPVNSEPRTGMSMGDHTEVTAKTWQIPRDQQDELAYLSHKNLAAAYERDFFSDLVSAYKGVERDNILRPDTTIEKLSTLKPAFDKNSGQGTLTAGNSSTLTDGASAVLLASEEWAKERGLPIRAYLSFVETAAVDFVGKGGAEKEGLLLAPAYAVPRMLARAGLTLQDFDFYEIHEAFAAQVLATLKVWEDEDFCRDRLGLDRPLGSIDRSKLNVNGSSLAAGHPFAATGGRIVATLAKMLEEKGSGRGLISICAAGGQGVTAILER, encoded by the coding sequence ATGTCCCAGTCAGTTAAGCGCGTCGCTGTTATCGGCGGTAACCGCATTCCGTTCTGCCGTTCCAATACCGCCTACTTTGGTGCCAGCAATCAGGACATGCTCACCGCGGCGATCGAGGGTTTGGTGCAGCGCTATCAGCTTTCCGGCGAGCGCCTGGGTGAAGTGGCCGCGGGCGCGGTAATGAAACATAGCCGCGATTTTAATCTTACCCGTGAGACGGTTTTGGGTACGTCATTGGATCCCAGCACGCCCTGCTTCGATATTCAGCAGGCCTGTGGCACGGGTTTGCAGGCGATTAATCTGGTCGCCAATAAGATCGCTTTGGGGCAAATCGACGCCGCCATTGCCGGTGGTGTGGATACAACGTCTGATGCGCCGATTGGGGTCAGCGAAGGCCTGCGTAAAATATTTCTGCAGGTGAACAAGGCGCGTAGCTTCGGCGAGCGCGTTAAGCCTTTTATGCAACTGCGGCCCAAGGACATCGGTATTCAAATTCCGGTGAACTCCGAGCCACGTACCGGCATGTCGATGGGTGATCATACTGAAGTCACGGCCAAGACGTGGCAGATTCCCCGTGACCAGCAGGACGAGCTGGCGTATCTCAGCCACAAAAATCTGGCGGCGGCTTACGAGCGCGACTTCTTCAGTGATCTGGTCAGTGCTTACAAGGGGGTAGAGCGCGACAATATCCTGCGTCCGGATACCACTATTGAGAAACTGTCGACGCTCAAACCTGCCTTCGACAAAAACAGCGGACAGGGCACGCTGACTGCTGGCAATTCCTCTACGTTGACTGACGGTGCCTCTGCGGTACTGCTGGCCAGTGAGGAGTGGGCCAAGGAACGCGGTTTGCCGATCCGTGCCTACCTGAGCTTTGTAGAAACCGCGGCGGTGGATTTTGTAGGCAAAGGTGGAGCGGAAAAAGAAGGTCTTTTGTTGGCTCCGGCCTATGCGGTGCCGCGTATGCTGGCTCGCGCGGGTCTGACGCTGCAGGATTTTGATTTTTATGAGATTCACGAGGCGTTTGCCGCGCAGGTGCTGGCAACCTTAAAAGTCTGGGAAGACGAGGATTTTTGTCGCGACCGCCTGGGTCTGGATCGCCCGCTGGGCAGCATTGATCGCAGCAAACTGAACGTCAACGGCAGTTCGCTGGCGGCCGGCCACCCCTTTGCCGCAACGGGTGGTCGAATTGTTGCCACACTGGCCAAAATGCTGGAAGAGAAGGGCAGCGGTCGTGGTCTGATCTCAATCTGTGCGGCGGGTGGTCAAGGTGTGACAGCCATTCTGGAGCGCTGA
- a CDS encoding 3-oxoacyl-ACP reductase, which yields MTDRIESFIQSRAGKKILGALGVSTPVELQRYSPQQSSFFSGRLLLGAASDAQLLNAAADIIQASDADVLADASALEQCTALDKTADEGRYNALVFDGSGLKNGLELVQAYRFFHDNIRQLASGGRVILLGRPHLQSANAEQAAAQRALEGLARSLAKELGSRGSTAQLITVADGAENNLGAALRFFLSPKSAYISGQVVKISAADQSGEVDWHKPLAGKTAIVTGASRGIGEAIAETLARDGAKVIGIDVGAMEVDLARVMTRINGIPLVADITAADAGDKIAATAKDAGGVDLIVHNAGVTRDKMLVNMSEQQWQMTLDINLASAQRITAKLLEDGLIRNGGSIVGVSSMNGIAGQRGQTNYAASKAGVIGYVDFMQHDEKLRAHNITVNAVAPGFIETAMTAAIPLFTRMFGRRLNSLSQGGLPVDVAEAIAFFGNPLSRGVNGNTLRICGQSWFGA from the coding sequence ATGACAGACCGCATCGAATCATTCATTCAGTCCCGCGCTGGTAAAAAAATTCTCGGCGCACTGGGTGTAAGTACCCCCGTTGAACTGCAGCGATACTCCCCGCAGCAAAGCAGCTTCTTTTCCGGACGCCTGCTGCTGGGCGCCGCCAGCGATGCTCAACTGCTGAATGCCGCTGCCGATATCATTCAGGCCAGCGATGCCGACGTGCTGGCCGACGCCAGTGCACTGGAGCAATGCACGGCACTGGACAAGACTGCCGATGAAGGCCGCTACAATGCACTGGTGTTTGACGGCAGCGGCCTGAAAAACGGCCTGGAACTGGTTCAGGCCTATCGCTTCTTTCACGACAATATCCGCCAACTGGCCAGCGGTGGCCGGGTAATACTGCTGGGCCGCCCGCATCTGCAAAGCGCCAATGCCGAGCAGGCCGCCGCGCAGCGTGCACTGGAAGGCCTGGCCCGCTCACTGGCAAAAGAACTGGGCAGTCGCGGCAGCACCGCACAGCTGATCACTGTCGCAGACGGTGCAGAAAACAACCTCGGCGCGGCACTGCGCTTTTTCCTGTCACCCAAATCGGCCTACATCAGCGGTCAGGTAGTGAAAATCAGTGCAGCCGACCAGTCTGGCGAAGTGGATTGGCACAAACCACTGGCCGGGAAAACCGCCATCGTCACCGGCGCATCTCGGGGCATCGGTGAAGCCATTGCCGAAACCCTCGCCCGCGATGGCGCCAAGGTTATTGGCATTGATGTCGGCGCCATGGAAGTGGACCTGGCACGCGTCATGACTCGCATCAACGGCATCCCGCTGGTGGCAGACATCACCGCAGCCGATGCCGGTGATAAAATCGCTGCCACGGCCAAGGACGCCGGCGGCGTCGACCTGATTGTGCACAATGCCGGTGTCACCCGAGACAAAATGCTGGTGAACATGAGCGAACAACAATGGCAGATGACACTGGATATCAACCTCGCATCCGCACAGCGCATTACAGCCAAACTGCTCGAAGACGGGCTGATCCGCAACGGCGGCAGCATCGTCGGCGTGTCGTCAATGAATGGCATCGCCGGTCAGCGTGGCCAGACCAACTACGCCGCCTCCAAGGCCGGTGTTATCGGCTATGTGGATTTCATGCAGCACGATGAAAAACTGCGCGCCCACAATATCACCGTAAATGCCGTGGCCCCGGGCTTTATCGAAACCGCCATGACGGCAGCCATTCCGCTGTTTACCCGCATGTTCGGCCGCCGTCTGAACTCGCTGTCACAGGGCGGCCTGCCGGTAGATGTCGCAGAGGCCATTGCCTTCTTCGGCAACCCGCTGTCTCGCGGCGTGAATGGCAATACGCTGCGTATTTGTGGCCAGAGCTGGTTCGGCGCCTGA